DNA sequence from the Salvelinus alpinus chromosome 7, SLU_Salpinus.1, whole genome shotgun sequence genome:
gtacgcaagtataaacaccatgggaccacacagccgtcataccgctcaggaaggagatgcgttctgtctcctagagatgaacatactttggtgcgaaaagtgcaaatcaatcccagaacaacagcaaaggaccatgtgaagatgctggaagaaacgggtgcaaagtatctatattcacagtaaaacgagtcctatatcgacataacctaaaaggccgctcagcaaggaagaagccactgctccaaaactgccataaaaaagccagactacggtttgcaactgcacatggggacaaagatcgtactttttggagaaatgtcctctggtctgatgaccatcgttatgtttggaggaaaaagggggaagcttgcaagccgaagaacaccgtcccaactgtgaagcacgggggtggcagcatcatgttgtgggggtgctttgctgcaggaggaactggtgcacttcacaaaatagatggcatcatgagggaggaaaattatgtggatatattgaaacaacatctcgacatcagtcaggaagttaagcttggttgcaaatgggtcttccaaatggacaatgaccccaagcatacttccaaagttgtggcaaaatggcttaaggacaacaaagtcaaggtattggagtggccatcacaaagccctgacctcaatcccatagaaaatgtgtgggcagaactgagaaagcgtgtgcaagcaaggaggcctacaaacatgactcagttacaccagctctgtcaggaggaatgggccaaaattcacccaacttattgtgggaagcctgtggaaggcttcctgaaatgtttgacccaagttaaacaatttatatactaattgagtgtatgtaaacgtctgacccactgggaatgtgatgaaagaaataaaagctgaaataaatcattctctctactattattttgacatttcacattctaaaaataaagtggtgatcccaactgacctaaaacagggatttttttgactaggattaaatgtcattaattgtgaaactgagttgaaatgtatttggctaaggtgtatgtaaacttccgacttcaactgtatattaagaTTAAGAGATCTGATGTGAGAGCAGTTGTGCCAAGGTAATTCTGTGTAACATGTATATGTATAACAAACATCTATAACAAACAAACCTTTAAAGCTAAAcgtatttttcataatttcatataCTTTAACATATATTCACTCCAGATTACTGGTCATGAGCCCTTGTTCAGACACAGGCAACATATTTGTTGCCGTAATCTTGAAAAGCGCAATGCTCACAGGAATGAACTGTTGAAGTTACTTTGCTAACCACACAAAGATACCACACATTTTTATATGTCTGTGCATCAATAACCTTGAACAGTATTGTTTATATCGGTGTGAGTGAGAATTTAGATGGTAACAGTATTATCGGTGTACTTGAGTGTGGTGTCCACCTTGGGAGTGTATATATATGTTTTGTGCGAATATGATTGCTGCGTTTTTGTGAGTGGTGTGGCTGTTTGTTGTTCATTGGTATTGATATGcacttgcctgtgtgtgtgtgtgtgtgtgtgtatgtgtgtgtgtgtgtgtgtgtgtgtgtgtgtgtgtgtgtgtgtgtgtgtgtgtgtgtgtgtgtgtgtgtgtgtgtgtgtgtgtgtgtgtgtgtgtgtgtgtgtgtgcatgcacatgcACATGCGTTATGTATGGTATTTCTCTGCTCTGTGGTTCTCATCAGTAAGACCATGTTCAGGGGACAACATAGAGTTCTCAGCCAGTGTTGCACGGATCTTCTTGAAGCGACCAGAGTGGGACACCTTAACATGGCGCCCTTTAGTGGCCGACTTATCAGCTATCTTCTCCAGTCTGGCACTGAACTGGTCGTCTGTGGGGATCTGAGAGCTGTTGGAATGCTTCTTATTCACAGTGCTATTGCCATACTCTGGGGGGATCTTGTACACAACCTTGACCTCAGACTTCTTGCGTGAGAAGGTCAGCTTCCACCAGCCAGGGTCAACCATGGCACAGACAGAGACTGGAGGGGGTGCAGACCTAGGGAGGGAAAGGGCACCCGGTTTTGTGACAGTTGCACAGCAAGAGGATTCAAGTTCAAGAGACAAAGGCAGGGGGGATTCTTGAGACAATGCTTACATGTTTCTTGTAGTTGATTGGCAGACTAAAGTGAAAATTATCCAGACCTTAAAGCTGcaaaatgtaactttttgggtgacaaATTCACATAGGAATattagttatagatctgtcattctcattgaaagcaagtttaAGAAGCGGTaggtctgttctatgtgcgctatttgtATGATTCCTATTCTGAAGTTTCGTTTTTGCGACCTTTACTTTAGTTTTTGTACAGAAGcttcaaacatctgaaaatgctgtattttgggttattgaaaatatatttcacagcggttttgatggtacaatgattctctacactgctTGTTtcgtcacataaactgaaatttggcaaaatattagaattttagcaaccagtgcatattgcacctttaaataTAGCATTAGCTGATGATGATCAACTTTTATCCTAatggtccaatgcagctgtttttacctcaatatcaaatcatttcttggTTACAATTATGCACCTTACTGGGATtgtgggaggggaaaactgaaaactggctgttattggcagaggtttggaaccaggggttggaaccggaacagaaccgaaaaccaGAAAAGGCTCAGGGGACAGAACCAAAAACTGGGAACAAAAGTAatctatactgttccggaacagaaccattattttaaaagcatgggaaccggttaattacttttagctagctagctctggtccaacatgaagccaactctctgaagttcaaagaccttcaaagttccttcatagaagccactcctccataggtataattctgtgggcctatttcagataatgcatgtcaaaCAACAAGATGCCCAGTGCTTCAAGCCAAACCGCCTGCTCCaccctctctcgcgctctccaACACCCGCAAAATGTGTTGCATCTCGCAtcctacacttgtctgtccaatgCATGTAAAAAGCTTGCCCGCTCCATAGCACACTCCactgctctatccgcactgatttttgaagtaatttaatgtcgagctaaatgtaaaaaaaaaaaaatctgaagtttaaaaaggaacagaaaggaacaatacaaatatatatgttttttggtTCGAACCCGTTCAGAgctttattttgctggtcagaacagtggaaggcaacaaaaaatatatatggttATGTTCAGAACGAaatgattggaaaataattttgttttcaattttttttgccttattctaaaatgtattaaatattttttccccctcatcaatctacacacagtaccgcataatgacaaaggaaaaacaggtttttataaatgtttgctaatttataattttttttaaacagaaataccttacactagtaaaaccaaatgcatgcttttcaacggTTCACTGCCgggcacccgcccgcccgactagcatcactaccctggatggttctgacctagaatatgtggacaactacaaatacctaggtgtctggctagactgtaaactctccttccagactcctattaaacatctccaatccaaaatcaaatctagaatcggctttctatttcgcaacaaagcctccttcactcacgccgccaaacttaccctagcaaaactgactatcttaccgatcctcgacttcggcgatgtcatttacaaaatagcttccaatactctaatcagcaaactggatgcagtctatcacagtgcgacctgtatgctctagtcggctggccctcgctacaaattcgtcgccagacccactggctccaggtcatctataaatctatgctaggtaaagctccaccttatctcagctcactggtcacgataacaacacccacccgtattacgcgctccagcaggtatatctcactggtcatcctcaaagccgcctttccttccagttctctgctgccagtgactggaacgaattgcaaaaatcgctgaagctggagacttaatccataactattcagaccctttgctatgttactcgaaattgagctcaggtgcatcctgtttctatcgATCacccttgagatatttctacaacttgattggagtccacctgtggtaaattcaattgatgggagaaccatccagaaggacaaccatctctgcagcactccaccaatcaggccagacggaagccactcctccgtaaaaggcacataacagcccgcttggtgtttgccaaaagtacagagagattcttgaagaaaacatgctccagagcgctcaggacctcagactgaggcgaaggttcaccttccaacaagacaacaaccctaagcacacaagacaacgcaggagtgccttcgggacaagtttctgaatgtccttgagtggcccagccagaacctggccttgaacccgatcgaacatctctggagggaaCTAAAAATGGCGCTGACGGATAGGGCAGCATTAATTCTATTTAtttatatgtgttatttcttatatTATTAGCCCAGGAtttcttttgtgttattacatacagaacttttggatatcagagtggtGGTACATTACACTCTCTGCCATCTTTGATTTTACTGTTACAAAGAGACCTCATAtgactacagtgccttgcaaaagtattcatccgcCTTGGcggttttcctattttgttgcgttacaacctgcaatttaaatagatttttatttggatttcatgtaatggacatacacaaaatagtccacattggtgaagtgaaataaaaaaattcaaaaattCAAAACAATAAAAAACGGGAAAGTGGTGCGTgaatatgtattcaacccctttcttataaagcccctaaataagatctggtgcaaccgattaccttcagaagtcacataattagttaaataaagtccacctgtgtgcaatctaagtgtcacatcaTCTGTCACATGATCNNNNNNNNNNNNNNNNNNNNNNNNNNNNNNNNNNNNNNNNNNNNNNNNNNNNNNNNNNNNNNNNNNNNNNNNNNNNNNNNNNNNNNNNNNNNNNNNNNNNGACATATGTGGGTAGATATCACACTGTTGGACAGTAGACAGGAGTATACTGGAAGGTAGTATAAGAGAGCAGATatgagtgcatttgccattctggtaaatacaggaaaccaaagattagcagatggtgtagtagtgtagtggtaacataagatacatggataaaatataaatataaaagatagctgaacattaaagtaacgaaccacatgttaacatgggtcatgggaccgtggtgatggaggtctcctaagggacgttctgaccctctgacccttgtagattctccattgtgctgacatacatgtcagacagagtggcgcctagaggtaattggacactgggatagagggtccagccactattataaacaaattgaaagcagatggtggtgaatgacttcataggggacggacaatactatgtgtgtataaatagagtagctggagttctgagaaagggtgtgttccgcggggtgtgttccgcggggacatgccagtgggctgtacagttgtaataaagagcatgtttgattttaaaagttctggtaagcgttgtatttgaaaatgattttccacgacatatttgGCGAGCTGAGCCAGGAGGGACAGGGACTGAGGAATGGCGTTCAGGGCTGGAGATAGTGTCTTTGGACATTCTGGCAAACaagggtggccgcccaactagacggtaagcaagttcttacaatagttgaaatgtttgtgtaagattgcttcagagatactgtctcagcgagaggagcgccacgtaagtctctctttcaaatttcctaaaatgaaaccagtaaatacaaaagaacttttaaattcaatgaatgtgcatgtatgtgtaatttggggaattgtattaaatataaatgtatgcgcatgtatagagactgagtgaataggtgctgtgaactttgcttgtgttagatgtagcgtgagcatgcatgcgctcgttcagatcagaccgttcgaatgtgtagcttaaatgatgcggttgtttgcgcatctggctgagatggctggttaacatttttgaaaaggtctgcttgggtgggatattcacggcgcggcagaagggtctgttggtgaatatttagtagttaaataaatatttcatggttaccgctttgaaagaaggGCTGAACGGgtgaaatatttagaaggcaggaagaacgttagcccgattgtgcgacgttcaactgcaaaagtagcttatacggtcaaagcataaatcagtaggttgtaggaaaacgttagcccgattgtgcggcgttcaactgcaaaagtagcttatacggtcaaagcataaatcagtaggttgtaggaaaacgttagcccgattgtgcggcgttcaactgcaaaagtaacttatacggtcaaagcataaatcagtaggttgtaggaaaacgttggcccgattgtgcggcgttcaactgcaaaagtaacttatacggtcaaaacataaatcagtagttaaataaatattcatagtttccgctctgaaaggaggactgtatgagtgaagtagtaggtgcaggaaaaacgttggcccgattg
Encoded proteins:
- the LOC139581875 gene encoding proline-rich protein 15-like protein B, with protein sequence MVDPGWWKLTFSRKKSEVKVVYKIPPEYGNSTVNKKHSNSSQIPTDDQFSARLEKIADKSATKGRHVKVSHSGRFKKIRATLAENSMLSPEHGLTDENHRAEKYHT